The Oleiphilus messinensis DNA segment TACGACAATGCCGCCATCCATTTCGTAGAAAAACGTTGAGAAGTAAATCATCTCGGTGCCACACAGACCAATGTCTGTGACATTCGCACCTGCGGCTCTCAAGCCTTTGATGAGCGCTTCCGTGAGTTCCGGGCTGGAAAGCCGAATATCGTGGCCGACGACGATGTTCTTTGCGCCGATGATTTGCACATAGGCTCGACCAATTTTCTCCGCCAGGTCTACATTCAATTCGCTCGGGACCTTGCCCCGAATGTCATAGGCTTTGAAGCAACTGAGGTCAATCATGTTTTATTCCTTATTAAGTTTATTCCCGAATCAATCTTTGTGTACCCGAAAAGTACGAGCGACACAGATTTGTAAACGTAGCCGTCAGGGCTGTGTATTTTAGAGGTTATGTTTTTCAACTAAAGTTTAGAGTTTGAGCATGATCCTCCAGTCCTGATTTCTGACCGGATAAATTCTGCTTTCTCTTCTACCCGCCTTATTCTAGGCGGCTTTTCGCTAGCGAGAGTCTTTATACTACTCAATAGCCCTCGCTGGCGGTTTAAATATTCGAGACTTTACGTCCCACCAATCCCTCACGGCAACTTGCTGTAAATTCCGTTGCAGCTTTAACCGAACCAGTCCCGCCGTAATCGGCGCATGTTTGCGCCAAGGGATGTCCAAGTGCATTTCTTGACCTGCCGACTCTTTCCAATAAGTGAGCAACTGCACCAGCGCATAGCTGAGAGAGATGATCTGAACCCACCGATGCAGCACCTGTCTGGATTGCTGCCAAGTCTCATTCCAGCCCCAGCGATTCTTTAACTGATGGAACATGGGCTCAATACTCCAGCGCTTGGCGTAGGCTTTTATGATGTCGATGCCCGACATATTCGTTCGAGTCGTCAACAAGAGCCGGGCAGGTTTTAAGCTACCGTCTTCGTTTTCAAACTGCACCCACACAACCTTTACGAGCTGCCCATCTAAAAAGCGGGCTTTGGCTATCACTGTTCGATACCTCAGTGACTGCTGTCGTCCATAGATCGTGACATTGGCGCAAGTCTCTTCCAGGTTAGTGACTCGCTCTGGTGTGTATTTCTCTCCGTACTTTCGAGGGCGTCCTCTTTTCCCGGTTCGTTCTGGAACATCGTATAAGGCGGTATCCTTTCGGACTTGCCCGATAACGTGATACCCCATACCTTGAAGGGAGGCAATCAGCGTACCCCGCATATA contains these protein-coding regions:
- a CDS encoding IS701 family transposase — encoded protein: MDAKGYGNIPEILFDWITFLVKALPLRSVPTFIELLIGAMLTPTGFVTDAWLMVAMKRHWSSYFKWLQKGKWSWVALAQQLGQLLTQWCPNEQWYLAIDDTLVLRSSKKAPSSQFHHMHGNKANRPQFVRGQCWVSLSAIVKGQKQAWSIPLISRLTRACGNGNKLVTAGILLRVMRSFFTGATVLMDSWYMRGTLIASLQGMGYHVIGQVRKDTALYDVPERTGKRGRPRKYGEKYTPERVTNLEETCANVTIYGRQQSLRYRTVIAKARFLDGQLVKVVWVQFENEDGSLKPARLLLTTRTNMSGIDIIKAYAKRWSIEPMFHQLKNRWGWNETWQQSRQVLHRWVQIISLSYALVQLLTYWKESAGQEMHLDIPWRKHAPITAGLVRLKLQRNLQQVAVRDWWDVKSRIFKPPARAIE